The nucleotide sequence GGGAATGTAAGGTGGGTGGCGGATGACAAGCATATCACTTAGCATATGATTAGGACATTATAATGGAATATGGTAGCCTTTATTGTTTTCTTACTCCAGTCTTTTTGATAGACAAAGAAAAAGAATGCAATGGTGGAAACACTCTTGTGTTTGTGGATAATAACATAAATGAGGAAAAATATTTATCCTTATAAATTACTCATAGTTGATTATTACATAAATATTTAtacattttaataaaaatattttatagttttataacttttaaagttttttttaatttaaactaGTAATTAGCagctgaattttcttttaaatgtTGACAGGATGGGTATATGTGAACTAGACAGACACATTAATTTGTATTTGgtttttatcataattattaGGAGGTGatgatgagaagataaaaaaataaaaaacattcaagcaaagaaaaaaacaaaaatatatagAAAATGATATCACTAAATCCTTTCATTATTGCCCATCGCACACCTCAAGCACGTGTCATTGCATCTATAAGTAACTCGTTCTTACCCACCTTTGCCATCAAGAATACGTGTGTCAAAGGTCTTAAGCTTTTCTTCCTCGTCTCTCTTCTGCAGAAGAACATGAAAGGAGAAGATCTGCTTCTATGTAACTTGAGATCTGAACCAAAATGGGGACAGCTACTTGCTTGGATTTACTGGTTGCCATAATTCTTCCTCCTCTTGGTGTCTTCCTCAAGTTTGGCTGCAAGGTAACACCAAactcctctctctttcttcccatctccTAAGTTTGTCTTTGCTCTTTCAATTGCCGTCGTATGAAAGATTAATGAGAAGGAACTTATTTCTACTTTCTTCTGTGTTGCCATCTTTGGTGTGGAGCAGGTGGAGTTTTGGCTCTGCCTTTTGCTGACCATCCTCGGCTACATCCCCGGGATCATCTATGCCGTCTATGCCATCACCAAATAATTCATTTCTGACGgggaaaagaaggaagaaatatgtactaGATGAAGATGTTCCTTTTACTGGTGGTAGAAGTGAGGTTTAAACTGATGTTAATTGAAGTAGCAGCGGTGGAGATGGTGGAGCAGAGTGAGTGTTTCTGTACTCTCCTCTTCTCTGCTGTATGATGGTGCTGCAATTGTTCGTTTATAGTAAAGAAAGCACAAAGTTTcggaaagagaaagaagaaagcaTTCTCGGTCTGTAAGGCTCTTCTCTCCCACAATTTGTTGTtgagc is from Musa acuminata AAA Group cultivar baxijiao chromosome BXJ3-8, Cavendish_Baxijiao_AAA, whole genome shotgun sequence and encodes:
- the LOC103995326 gene encoding hydrophobic protein LTI6B, which translates into the protein MGTATCLDLLVAIILPPLGVFLKFGCKVEFWLCLLLTILGYIPGIIYAVYAITK